Proteins encoded together in one Cervus canadensis isolate Bull #8, Minnesota chromosome 7, ASM1932006v1, whole genome shotgun sequence window:
- the PIGZ gene encoding GPI mannosyltransferase 4 produces METAARVLWGSLGLLRLVWCLLPQTGYVHPDEFFQSPEVMAEDVLGVEAARPWEFHPSSACRTVVFPLLTSGSAFWLVRLWEEWGPWPGAVSGYVLLVGPRLLLTTLSFALDLAVYHLAPAWGAERWNALLLLSGSYVTLVFYTRTFSNAIEGLLFAWLLVLVSPGVPRSCTPRKPAPGPRWHGWLLGGLVVAGFFNRPTFLAFALVPLFLWGTCGATDPSFKSLTQQALVLLPGASLTAVAFVAADSWYFSSPSRPSTLVLTPVNFLHYNLDPVNLARHGTHVRLTHLAVNGFLLFGALHAHTLRAAWQQLRAGLRAFAQMGFPRALGAWSPRPSPRSLLLLFYFMPLALLSAFSHQEARFLIPLLVPLVLLCSLQTQLAPYRGTLALFNVLGALFFGCLHQGGLVPGLGHLERVVHAPEPLRVPTHFTLVFTHTYMPPRHLLHLPGLGLSVDVVDMGGAEDGVLCQALNNFTRHPSCQVAGGPWLCRLFVVTPGTTRPAVRKCRFPLRSETLIFPHLTLEDPPALSSLLSSAWRDHLSLHILELGEKPDNMTQKPLPKTALGEGPIPPLSVGWTGTEP; encoded by the exons ATGGAAACGGCAGCCAGGGTGCTGTGGGGCAGCCTTGGCCTGCTCCGCCTGGTGTGGTGTCTCCTTCCGCAGACAGGCTACGTGCACCCAGATGAGTTCTTCCAGTCTCCCGAGGTCATGGCAG AGGACGTCCTGGGCGTCGAGGCCGCCCGGCCCTGGGAGTTTCACCCCAGCAGTGCCTGCCGCACGGTGGTCTTCCCACTGCTGACCTCTGGCTCTGCCTTCTGGCTCGTCAGGCTCTGGGAAGAGTGGGGGCCATGGCCGGGCGCGGTGAGTGGCTACGTGCTGCTGGTGGGGCCCCGACTCCTCCTCACCACCCTCTCCTTTGCCCTGGACCTGGCCGTGTACCACCTGGCTCCAGCCTGGGGGGCGGAGCGCTGGAATGCCCTGCTCCTGCTGTCGGGTTCCTACGTCACCCTGGTCTTCTACACAAGGACCTTCTCCAATGCCATTGAAGGACTGCTCTTTGCCTGGCTGCTGGTACTGGTGTCCCCTGGGGTGCCCAGGAGCTGCACACCCAGGAAGCCTGCTCCAGGCCCGCGGTGGCATGGCTGGCTTCTTGGGGGCCTCGTGGTGGCTGGCTTCTTCAACCGGCCCACCTTTCTGGCCTTTGCTCTGGTCCCCCTCTTCCTCTGGGGCACTTGCGGAGCCACAGATCCCAGCTTCAAGTCGTTGACCCAGCAAGCCCTGGTGCTGCTCCCGGGGGCAAGCCTCACTGCAGTGGCATTTGTGGCTGCGGACAGCTGGTACTTCTCCAGTCCATCTAGACCCAGCACCCTTGTCCTTACGCCTGTCAACTTCTTGCACTACAACCTGGATCCAGTGAACCTGGCAAGGCATGGCACACACGTGAGGCTCACTCACCTGGCTGTCAACGGCTTCCTGCTCTTTGGGGCGCTGCACGCCCACACCCTGCGGGCTGCGTGGCAGCAGCTGCGGGCTGGCCTGCGGGCCTTCGCCCAGATGGGCTTCCCAAGGGCGCTGGGAGCCTGGAGCCCGCGGCCCAGCCCCAGGTCTCTCCTCCTACTCTTCTACTTCATGCCCCTCGCCCTCCTGTCTGCCTTTAGCCACCAGGAGGCTCGCTTCCTGATTCCCCTCCTGGTGCCCCTTGTCCTGCTCTGTAGTCTGCAGACCCAGCTGGCCCCCTACAGGGGCACCCTGGCCCTCTTCAACGTCCTGGGTGCCCTCTTCTTCGGCTGTCTGCACCAGGGGGGCCTCGTGCCTGGCCTGGGGCACCTGGAGCGGGTGGTTCACGCCCCTGAGCCCTTGCGTGTACCCACCCACTTCACACTCGTCTTCACCCACACCTACATGCCCccccggcatctcctgcatctcccgggCTTGGGCTTGTCAGTGGATGTGGTGGACATGGGCGGGGCTGAGGACGGGGTCCTGTGCCAAGCCCTGAACAACTTCACCAGACACCCATCCTGCCAAGTGGCTGGGGGGCCGTGGCTCTGCCGCCTGTTTGTGGTGACCCCTGGCACCACCAGGCCGGCTGTGAGGAAGTGCCGCTTCCCACTCAGGAGTGAGACGCTCATCTTTCCCCACCTGACCCTGGAGGACCCACCAGCCCTGTCCTCCCTGCTGAGCAGTGCTTGGAGGGACCATCTCAGCCTTCATATCCTGGAGCTGGGAGAGAAGCCTGACAATATGACACAGAAGCCACTGCCCAAGACAGCCCTAGGTGAGGGCCCCATTCCACCTCTAAGTGTTGGCTGGACTGGGACAGAGCCCtga
- the NCBP2AS2 gene encoding protein NCBP2AS2 isoform X2, whose amino-acid sequence MVLRRLLAALLHSPQLVDRLSESRPIRRAAQLTAFALLQAQLRGQDAARRLRAIAAGPAGSLGRRAARFRDTFTQELRRGLRERPRPPSGSQKGPGANS is encoded by the coding sequence ATGGTTCTGCGGCGGCTGCTGGCCGCCCTCCTGCACAGCCCGCAGCTGGTGGACCGTCTCTCAGAGTCTCGGCCCATCAGGCGTGCGGCACAGCTCACCGCCTTTGCGCTGCTTCAGGCCCAGCTACGCGGCCAGGACGCGGCCCGGCGCCTGCGAGCCATCGCGGCTGGGCCCGCTGGTTCCCTGGGCCGCCGCGCTGCCCGTTTCAGAGACACCTTCACTCAGGAGCTACGCCGGGGCCTCCGGGAACGCCCACGGCCACCATCAGGTAGCCAGAAAGGCCCGGGAGCAAACTCCTAA
- the NCBP2AS2 gene encoding protein NCBP2AS2 isoform X1, which translates to MVLRRLLAALLHSPQLVDRLSESRPIRRAAQLTAFALLQAQLRGQDAARRLRAIAAGPAGSLGRRAARFRDTFTQELRRGLRERPRPPSEVQLIREPGPNLTSPGKP; encoded by the exons ATGGTTCTGCGGCGGCTGCTGGCCGCCCTCCTGCACAGCCCGCAGCTGGTGGACCGTCTCTCAGAGTCTCGGCCCATCAGGCGTGCGGCACAGCTCACCGCCTTTGCGCTGCTTCAGGCCCAGCTACGCGGCCAGGACGCGGCCCGGCGCCTGCGAGCCATCGCGGCTGGGCCCGCTGGTTCCCTGGGCCGCCGCGCTGCCCGTTTCAGAGACACCTTCACTCAGGAGCTACGCCGGGGCCTCCGGGAACGCCCACGGCCACCATCAG AGGTCCAACTCATCAGAGAGCCCGGGCCAAACTTGACATCCCCAGGGAAGCCGTGA
- the NCBP2 gene encoding nuclear cap-binding protein subunit 2 — MSGGLLKALRSDSYVELSQYRDQHFRGDNEEQEKLLKKSCTLYVGNLSFYTTEEQIYELFSKSGDIKKIIMGLDKMKKTACGFCFVEYYSRADAENAMRYINGTRLDDRIIRTDWDAGFKEGRQYGRGRSGGQVRDEYRQDYDAGRGGYGKLAQNQ; from the exons ATGTCGGGTGGCCTCCTGAAGGCGCTGCGCAGCGACTCCTACGTCGAGCTGAGCCAGTACCGGGACCAGCACTTCCGG GGTGACaatgaagaacaggaaaaattaCTGAAGAAAAGCTGTACATTGTATGTTGGAAATCTTTCCTTTTATACAACGGAAGAACAAATCTATGAGCTCTTCAGCAAAAGTGGTGACATAAAGAAAATCATCATGGGCCTGGATAAAATGAAGAAGACAGCATGTGGGTTCTGCTTTGTGGA ATACTATTCAAGAGCAGATGCAGAAAATGCCATGCGGTATATAAACGGAACTCGTCTGGATGACCGGATCATTCGTACAGACTGGGATGCAGGCTTTAAGGAGGGCAGGCAGTATGGCCGTGGGCGTTCCGGGGGCCAG GTACGAGATGAATATCGTCAGGACTATGATGCTGGAAGAGGTGGCTATGGAAAACTGGCCCAAAACCAGTGA